One Corallococcus exiguus DNA segment encodes these proteins:
- the cglF gene encoding adventurous gliding motility protein CglF, with protein MRKWLMLLVTLSVAPAFAQDEGGKAAGEGGGARMQKTTSVDFEDDTIEGDLTKPDGEYVEARKTVKHSNLIRIREDFEDKVMQSVGEL; from the coding sequence ATGCGGAAGTGGCTGATGCTGTTGGTGACGCTGTCGGTGGCCCCGGCCTTCGCCCAGGACGAGGGCGGCAAGGCGGCGGGTGAGGGTGGCGGCGCCAGGATGCAGAAGACGACCAGCGTCGACTTCGAGGACGACACCATTGAAGGTGACCTCACGAAGCCGGATGGCGAGTACGTCGAGGCGCGCAAGACCGTGAAGCACTCGAACCTCATCCGCATCCGCGAAGACTTCGAGGACAAGGTGATGCAGTCCGTGGGCGAGCTGTAA